Proteins encoded together in one Deltaproteobacteria bacterium window:
- a CDS encoding sigma-54 dependent transcriptional regulator, translating into MMAEREMTKQQYVESKILFVDDEKDMLSIVKTYLSRRGYGVVVTENGRNALELAQKDNFDVVITDLNMPQLSGLELLKAVKKIQSETEVIIVTGYGSIESAIKALKLGGYDYLQKPINLDRLKLLIDRILEKKRLKQENLHLKYKLKERYRYDDIIGLSSGMQDIYEIIDRISMDDPTVLIQGESGTGKEVLAKVIHNNSNRKNGPFISINCGALVEGLLETELFGHVKGAFTGAIRNKEGLMKAAEGGAIFLDEIAEMPPPLQVKLLRALQERKIRPVGDTRETYVDTRVIAATNKDISEALETGKLRRDLYYRLNVVSIQIPPLRERKEDIPPLVNHFINRFGETNKRKIVKKISPEALSLFLEYDWPGNVRELENAVERAFALGVAETIGMDDLPPVVRGSGRDVNARAGNFNLEENEVALIRRALAETKGSKPDASRLLGINLSTLYRKIAKYGIPQNALQNANV; encoded by the coding sequence ATGATGGCCGAAAGAGAGATGACGAAACAACAGTATGTGGAATCGAAAATCCTCTTTGTGGACGATGAGAAAGATATGCTTTCCATCGTAAAGACATATTTGTCTCGAAGGGGCTACGGCGTCGTCGTTACAGAAAACGGACGAAACGCACTTGAACTGGCGCAAAAGGACAATTTTGACGTGGTTATTACCGATCTCAACATGCCCCAACTGAGCGGTCTTGAACTACTCAAGGCCGTAAAAAAAATCCAGTCCGAAACCGAAGTCATCATCGTGACCGGATATGGATCCATTGAGAGTGCAATCAAGGCCCTGAAATTGGGCGGATACGACTATCTGCAGAAGCCGATCAACCTGGATCGCCTGAAACTGCTGATTGACAGGATTTTAGAGAAGAAGAGGCTGAAACAAGAAAACCTCCATTTGAAATATAAATTGAAAGAAAGGTACCGCTACGATGATATCATCGGGTTGAGTTCGGGGATGCAGGACATCTATGAGATCATCGACAGAATCAGTATGGATGACCCTACGGTTCTGATCCAGGGGGAAAGCGGGACAGGGAAGGAAGTCCTCGCCAAGGTGATCCATAATAACAGCAACCGGAAAAACGGCCCGTTTATTTCCATAAATTGTGGCGCCCTGGTTGAAGGTCTGCTGGAAACCGAACTCTTTGGCCATGTAAAAGGCGCCTTTACAGGGGCTATCCGCAACAAAGAGGGACTTATGAAGGCCGCTGAAGGAGGCGCTATTTTTCTGGATGAAATCGCTGAAATGCCCCCCCCTTTACAAGTTAAGCTCCTCCGGGCCCTACAGGAAAGGAAGATACGGCCTGTCGGGGATACCCGGGAAACATATGTGGATACCCGGGTCATTGCGGCCACCAACAAAGACATCAGTGAGGCACTGGAGACCGGAAAGCTAAGGCGCGACCTCTATTACCGCCTGAATGTGGTATCTATTCAGATCCCTCCACTGAGAGAGCGAAAAGAAGACATCCCCCCCCTGGTCAATCATTTTATCAACAGATTCGGAGAAACGAACAAGAGAAAGATCGTGAAAAAAATATCTCCTGAAGCCTTGAGTCTCTTTTTGGAGTACGACTGGCCGGGAAATGTAAGAGAACTCGAGAATGCCGTTGAGAGGGCATTCGCCCTTGGAGTAGCCGAGACCATCGGGATGGATGATCTACCCCCTGTTGTCAGAGGTTCAGGTAGAGATGTTAATGCCAGAGCAGGAAACTTTAATCTGGAAGAGAACGAGGTCGCCCTCATCAGAAGGGCATTGGCTGAAACAAAGGGAAGTAAACCCGATGCATCCCGGCTGCTCGGCATAAATCTGAGCACCTTATATCGAAAGATCGCCAAATATGGGATCCCTCAGAACGCCTTGCAAAATGCGAATGTATAA
- a CDS encoding chemotaxis protein CheX — protein sequence MQEITTFEIKGPVIASVMDLFDTMLSMEVEPCDPENLSGWDSPRIAGSVSVAGEIIGAIKVETTDAFARLMTSEMLGMDLEEIEGENEIKDVILETCNIVGGNLKSALNDSGLSCVISSPTVTLGKNFDIETLNMARYERFAFRYQEHHFLVEVCLKLAEDAPPEALRKLTSIDINKFERLDIISSAGDTVIELFDLMLSMKLELSDSKDGQHIEGVRAVGAVNFAGEVAGSVNIQLGKTFSRIVASKMMGIPLEEVDGDEQTKDVIGELCNIVAGNLKSGFCDSGLKCEISPPSITIGDDFRIETLNMARYEQFAFRFYEHDIFVQVCVKIDENAKASINDELNSATIDEIVAQAKAQADDAGVSVDETSLPGPLAEAAAVGQEAGVSGRIPAEDCAHPQVGAQEIGLQEASPNLEFVLNIPVEISVELGKTRMTIGRVSELAPGAPVILSNVENEDLNIYANNKLIAKGSVIVDHEKYGIRITEVVTRMERIRTLSE from the coding sequence ATGCAAGAGATTACCACATTTGAGATAAAGGGGCCGGTGATCGCATCTGTCATGGATTTATTTGATACCATGCTCTCTATGGAGGTTGAACCGTGCGATCCTGAAAATCTCTCAGGATGGGACTCGCCCCGGATCGCAGGATCCGTGAGTGTTGCCGGAGAGATTATCGGCGCCATAAAAGTCGAAACAACAGATGCCTTCGCGCGCTTGATGACCTCGGAAATGCTTGGGATGGACTTAGAGGAGATCGAGGGAGAAAATGAGATAAAAGATGTCATCCTTGAAACGTGCAATATCGTGGGTGGAAACCTCAAGTCAGCCTTGAACGACAGCGGTCTTTCCTGCGTTATCTCTTCCCCCACGGTGACGTTGGGGAAGAACTTCGATATTGAGACCCTCAATATGGCAAGATATGAACGATTTGCTTTCCGCTACCAGGAGCACCACTTTCTGGTGGAAGTATGTTTGAAACTCGCTGAAGATGCACCCCCTGAGGCATTGAGAAAGTTAACAAGTATCGATATCAACAAGTTTGAAAGACTGGATATCATTTCATCTGCCGGAGATACGGTTATAGAGTTGTTTGATCTGATGCTGTCCATGAAGCTGGAGTTGTCAGATTCAAAAGACGGGCAGCACATTGAAGGGGTTCGAGCGGTAGGGGCCGTTAATTTCGCAGGGGAGGTCGCGGGTAGCGTCAATATACAGTTAGGCAAGACATTTTCGAGGATTGTGGCTTCCAAAATGATGGGCATCCCCCTGGAAGAGGTGGACGGCGATGAACAAACCAAGGATGTGATCGGGGAACTGTGTAATATCGTAGCAGGGAATCTCAAGTCCGGTTTCTGCGACTCGGGATTGAAATGTGAGATATCGCCGCCCTCCATTACCATCGGTGATGACTTCAGAATCGAAACCCTCAATATGGCCAGATATGAGCAGTTTGCGTTCAGATTCTACGAACATGATATCTTTGTACAGGTCTGTGTGAAAATTGATGAAAATGCAAAGGCTTCGATCAATGACGAACTAAATTCCGCAACAATCGATGAGATTGTGGCTCAGGCCAAGGCCCAGGCAGATGATGCCGGGGTCTCTGTTGATGAGACGTCCCTGCCCGGGCCATTAGCAGAGGCGGCTGCTGTTGGACAGGAAGCAGGCGTTTCAGGACGAATACCCGCCGAAGACTGTGCACACCCCCAGGTTGGGGCGCAGGAAATTGGTTTGCAGGAGGCTTCACCCAATCTCGAATTTGTTCTCAATATACCGGTTGAGATCAGTGTGGAATTGGGAAAGACCCGGATGACGATCGGCAGAGTCAGCGAACTTGCACCCGGCGCCCCGGTTATTCTGTCGAATGTTGAAAACGAGGACCTGAATATATATGCGAATAACAAACTGATCGCGAAGGGGTCGGTCATTGTGGACCACGAAAAATATGGGATCCGGATTACCGAGGTAGTCACCCGAATGGAGCGGATCAGGACACTGAGCGAATAA
- a CDS encoding response regulator has translation MKKLYVLERDLSALGLLEKAREICSELGERSAISYIKSSYRLLSKVYHPDLNPGNADKARQLQQKLNRLNESLKSVDDRSLVELVRSKDNLKSSSAKKKILVVEDEFGLQETLRDVFQMEGYDVRVAVDGDKGYKAYLKFKPDLVFTDIVMPKMNGLELISKIREKDPTIKVIYISGFFGVRPLKDALDDEVRKYGYPVLSKPTKISIMLGLVKEYIKE, from the coding sequence ATGAAGAAATTATACGTATTGGAAAGAGATCTGTCTGCGCTTGGGCTCCTTGAAAAGGCCAGGGAGATCTGTTCCGAACTTGGCGAGAGATCGGCGATATCCTATATAAAATCGAGCTATCGCCTGCTGAGCAAGGTATATCATCCGGATCTGAATCCTGGAAACGCTGACAAGGCAAGACAGCTCCAGCAGAAGCTCAATCGATTGAATGAAAGTCTAAAATCCGTGGATGACAGGTCCCTTGTAGAATTGGTTCGAAGCAAGGATAATCTAAAATCCAGCTCCGCAAAAAAGAAAATACTGGTTGTGGAAGATGAATTCGGTTTACAGGAGACGCTCAGGGATGTCTTTCAAATGGAAGGGTATGATGTGAGAGTCGCTGTGGATGGGGATAAAGGGTACAAGGCGTATCTGAAATTCAAACCGGACCTTGTTTTTACAGACATCGTCATGCCTAAGATGAATGGGTTGGAACTTATAAGCAAGATTCGGGAGAAAGATCCCACGATAAAAGTGATCTACATCAGCGGCTTTTTCGGAGTGAGACCGTTGAAAGATGCGCTGGATGACGAGGTCAGGAAATATGGATATCCTGTCCTGTCAAAGCCAACCAAAATAAGCATAATGCTGGGCCTGGTCAAAGAATATATCAAGGAGTAG
- a CDS encoding HDOD domain-containing protein, with protein MVPDDNVSAPRDPSVHAPAEHDPAKVRALTSKIRMCLMGFIPPVAQVIAKAQMVMSNPFSGLRELAEVIETDQGITTNALRVANSAYYGLSGKVTSINHASVLLGNKILGEIITMAGARGFLGENLRGYGLDSGILWRHSLAVAVGSKLLAAKKCPELAEDAFSAGILHDAGMIMLDPYIFERKAAFDEIMGDGSHTLLQAEKIILGINHAEVCAEMFGEWGLPLTLMKSVATHHRPISSSGALGYVVHLADIMARRCGYGIGVDDMLYAADKKAIEFLDIDEEEVTLLQRKIGESVENIMSEVLEEPA; from the coding sequence ATGGTTCCTGATGATAACGTCTCAGCGCCTCGAGATCCGAGCGTTCACGCGCCTGCAGAACACGATCCTGCAAAAGTACGGGCGCTCACCAGCAAAATCCGGATGTGCCTGATGGGTTTTATTCCGCCGGTGGCTCAAGTTATTGCCAAGGCGCAAATGGTGATGTCGAACCCTTTCTCCGGATTGAGAGAATTGGCGGAGGTGATCGAGACGGACCAGGGGATCACGACCAATGCACTGAGAGTCGCCAACTCCGCTTATTATGGCCTGTCCGGAAAGGTGACCTCCATAAACCATGCCTCTGTTCTCCTCGGGAATAAAATTCTGGGAGAAATTATTACGATGGCGGGCGCCAGAGGTTTTTTGGGAGAAAATCTGAGGGGCTATGGTCTCGATTCAGGGATCCTGTGGCGTCATTCATTGGCTGTTGCCGTGGGTTCAAAACTACTTGCCGCCAAGAAATGTCCGGAACTCGCCGAAGATGCATTTTCTGCCGGAATTCTTCATGACGCCGGTATGATTATGCTGGACCCGTATATTTTTGAAAGAAAAGCCGCATTTGACGAGATTATGGGCGATGGGTCTCATACACTCCTGCAAGCGGAAAAGATAATTTTGGGGATCAACCATGCCGAGGTGTGTGCTGAAATGTTCGGGGAATGGGGCCTTCCCCTGACTTTAATGAAATCTGTGGCAACTCACCATCGCCCCATCTCGTCAAGCGGCGCATTGGGGTATGTTGTTCACCTGGCCGATATTATGGCCAGAAGATGTGGATACGGTATTGGGGTTGATGATATGCTTTACGCGGCGGATAAAAAAGCTATCGAGTTCCTGGACATTGATGAGGAAGAAGTGACTCTGTTACAGAGGAAAATCGGGGAGTCCGTGGAAAATATTATGTCGGAGGTCCTGGAGGAACCTGCCTGA
- a CDS encoding lytic transglycosylase domain-containing protein — MPVFACLILLVFTGNAAAISLKLKLEMLGYNENEIRAILSGKERRADIDRKIRMKMLCLNVPPRPLSANTVNYGLEKGYKESAVTPDLEKQIPLPGIEGLPTKRPNLQEREKQYLPIIRTAAKNARLDESLIMAVIKVESNFDPEAVSPKGAIGLMQLVPSTADFLGVTNPFNPTQNIHGGAKYLSQCIDTFQDMELALAAYNAGPHLVGQLKKVPPYPETRNFIKNVFLYRKMYDGLL, encoded by the coding sequence ATGCCTGTCTTTGCCTGTCTGATCCTTCTTGTCTTTACCGGAAATGCCGCTGCAATATCATTGAAACTCAAGTTGGAAATGCTGGGTTACAATGAAAATGAAATACGGGCGATTCTTTCCGGAAAAGAACGCCGGGCAGACATCGACAGGAAAATCCGGATGAAAATGTTGTGTCTTAATGTTCCCCCGCGCCCGTTGTCTGCGAATACGGTCAATTATGGGCTTGAAAAAGGTTACAAAGAGAGCGCCGTTACCCCGGATCTTGAAAAACAAATACCTTTGCCCGGCATTGAGGGGTTGCCCACAAAACGACCTAACCTTCAAGAGAGGGAGAAACAATATCTCCCCATCATCCGAACCGCGGCAAAAAATGCCCGTCTTGACGAAAGCCTCATTATGGCGGTGATCAAGGTGGAATCCAACTTTGATCCGGAGGCCGTCTCCCCCAAAGGCGCCATCGGCTTAATGCAGTTGGTGCCTTCCACCGCAGACTTTCTCGGAGTGACAAATCCTTTTAATCCCACACAAAATATCCATGGCGGGGCTAAGTACCTTTCTCAATGTATCGACACATTCCAGGACATGGAATTGGCCCTGGCCGCATACAATGCCGGACCGCATCTGGTCGGTCAATTAAAAAAGGTCCCTCCCTACCCCGAAACCCGGAATTTTATCAAAAATGTCTTTTTGTACAGAAAGATGTATGACGGATTGCTGTAA
- a CDS encoding MotA/TolQ/ExbB proton channel family protein yields the protein MTQMLLLIAGLAIFSLFIGNVVGDLSDMTNLKSYLLVFGGTLICGFMAFPLKTFRGLLKSLHQVFRHDEGDNKTLLYEIETLAHVRWLYGIRELEKEGKRAGNHFLRKGIEFIVDDYPREEIDEIMDRDFDIYLSGKMAQVNILNTLAKLAPAIGFVGTIIGLISVLNNMQNPDEIGKGMSLALLTTLYGSLLSHFLFVPLAKKLSEYTRTECIQLSIIKEGVMAISDKKNPKVVSHHLQSYLTTHSLQDARSPDTLSPSGNLPEKSFFQRLLMKKETG from the coding sequence ATGACCCAAATGCTACTTCTCATCGCCGGACTGGCGATTTTTTCGCTCTTTATCGGAAATGTGGTGGGGGATCTATCCGACATGACCAACCTGAAGAGCTACCTCCTTGTTTTCGGGGGGACCCTGATTTGCGGCTTCATGGCATTTCCCCTCAAGACATTCAGAGGACTCTTGAAGAGCCTCCATCAGGTTTTCCGGCATGACGAAGGGGACAATAAGACCTTGCTGTATGAAATAGAAACACTTGCCCACGTCAGATGGCTGTACGGGATCAGAGAGCTGGAAAAAGAAGGGAAAAGGGCCGGCAACCATTTTCTTCGCAAAGGAATTGAATTTATAGTAGATGATTACCCCCGGGAGGAAATTGATGAGATCATGGATAGGGATTTTGACATCTATTTATCAGGGAAAATGGCACAGGTCAATATCCTGAACACCCTCGCAAAGCTTGCGCCGGCTATCGGTTTTGTGGGTACGATCATCGGTCTGATCAGCGTGCTCAATAACATGCAGAATCCAGACGAAATCGGTAAAGGGATGTCTCTTGCGTTGCTGACCACATTATATGGATCATTGCTCTCCCACTTTCTATTTGTCCCGCTGGCCAAGAAGCTTTCCGAATACACAAGAACCGAGTGCATTCAGCTCAGCATCATAAAGGAAGGGGTGATGGCAATTTCCGATAAGAAGAATCCCAAAGTCGTTTCTCATCATCTGCAGTCCTATCTGACAACTCATTCCCTTCAGGATGCACGGAGTCCTGACACATTGTCCCCTTCAGGAAACCTTCCTGAAAAATCTTTTTTCCAGAGACTGCTCATGAAAAAGGAAACCGGTTAA